CTGCCCGTCGCGATCTTCGACTTCGTCGGTTACGCCAGCATCGACTGGGGCGGTCTCATGGCCGCGGCCACCGTGGTGACCCTGCCGATCATGCTGATCGCGCTGTTCGTGCAGAAGTACGTCGTCTCCGGGCTCACCGCCGGCGCGACCAAGGGCTGACGGGACGGCATGACGACGATCACCCGCGTCGAGACCTTCCTCGTCGCCCCGCGCTGGCTCTTCGTCCGGGTCGAGACCGCCGACGGCGTCGTCGGCTGGGGCGAGGCCACCTGCGAGGGGCGCTCGGAGACCGTCCGCACCGCCGTCGAGCAGCTCGCCGAGCTGCTCGTGGGCCGGGACGCGCTGCGCATCGAGGACCACTGGCAGGTGTTGACCAAGGGCGCCTTCTACCGCGGCGGCCCGATCCTGGCCAGCGCGGTGTCCGGGCTGGACCAGGCGCTCTGGGACATCGCCGGCAAGCACTACGGGGCGCCGGTGCACCAGCTGCTGGGCGGGCCGGTCCGGGACCGGATCCGGGTCTACGGCTGGGTCGGCGGGGACGAGCCGAACGAGGTGCGCGACCACATCGCCGCGCAGGTGGCCGCCGGGCTGACCGCGGTCAAGATGAACGCCTCCGGACGGATGGGCCCGATCGCCTCGGTCGCCGAGCTGGACGCGGTGGTGCGACGGGTCGCCGCCGCCCGCGACGTGCTCGGCGAGCACCGGGACGTCGCGGTCGACTTCCACGGCCGGTTCAGCCTCGCCAACGCCCGGCGGGTGGCGCCGCTGCTCGACCCGTACCGGCCGCTGTTCCTGGAGGAGCCGGTGGTGCCGGAGAACTCCCACCTCGTCGGCGAGTTCGTCCGGTCCACCACCACGCCGGTGGCCACGGGGGAGCGGCTCTACAGCCGGCAGGAGTTCCTGCCCGTCCTCCAGGCGGGCATCGCGGTGGCCCAGCCGGACCTCTCCCACGCCGGTGGCATCACCGAGGTACGTAAGATCGCCACGCTGGCCGAGGTCTACGAGGTGCAGCTCGCCCCGCACTGCCCGCTGGGCCCGCTGGCCCTCGCGGCCTGTCTCCAGGTCGGCTTCGCCACCCCGAACCACCTGATCCAGGAGCAGAGCATCGGCATCCACTACAACCTGGGCGCCGAGGTGCTGGACTACTGCCTCGACCGCACACCGCTGACCTTCGTCGACGGACACGTCGCGCGCCTCACCGCGCCGGGCCTCGGCATCGAGATCGACGAGCGGGCGGTCCGCGCGGCCGACCGGCGCGGACACGCCTGGCGCAGCCCCACGTGGCGGCACCCCGACGGCTCCTACGCCGAGTGGTGACCCCCGACCGCCCCCGTCCATCGAGAAAGGCACACCGTGAAGATCGTCGCAGCGGACGTCGTCGTCACCAGCCCGGACCGCAACTTCGTCACCCTGAGAATCACCACGGACGAGGGCCTCACCGGGCTCGGTGACGGCACCCTCAACGGGCGCGAACTGTCCGTCGCGT
This genomic stretch from Micromonospora krabiensis harbors:
- the dgoD gene encoding galactonate dehydratase, which translates into the protein MTTITRVETFLVAPRWLFVRVETADGVVGWGEATCEGRSETVRTAVEQLAELLVGRDALRIEDHWQVLTKGAFYRGGPILASAVSGLDQALWDIAGKHYGAPVHQLLGGPVRDRIRVYGWVGGDEPNEVRDHIAAQVAAGLTAVKMNASGRMGPIASVAELDAVVRRVAAARDVLGEHRDVAVDFHGRFSLANARRVAPLLDPYRPLFLEEPVVPENSHLVGEFVRSTTTPVATGERLYSRQEFLPVLQAGIAVAQPDLSHAGGITEVRKIATLAEVYEVQLAPHCPLGPLALAACLQVGFATPNHLIQEQSIGIHYNLGAEVLDYCLDRTPLTFVDGHVARLTAPGLGIEIDERAVRAADRRGHAWRSPTWRHPDGSYAEW